In Gossypium hirsutum isolate 1008001.06 chromosome D06, Gossypium_hirsutum_v2.1, whole genome shotgun sequence, one genomic interval encodes:
- the LOC107900058 gene encoding glutathione transferase GST 23, with amino-acid sequence MVEEVKLLKTWSSPFGLRPIWVLKLKCIQYESIDEDLSNKSALLLQLNPIYKKIPILVYNGKPISESLVILEYLDQTWTQNPIMPQHPLEKARQRFWAKFNDEKLLPSIWSVFTKEGKQREESMEELVENLKLAEEELQGKRFFRGDKIGVADLAFGWLANLMSVFEQVTGFKVIDGKFLLLSTWI; translated from the exons ATGGTGGAAGAAGTGAAGCTTTTGAAGACATGGTCATCCCCTTTTGGTTTAAGGCCAATATGGGTGTTGAAGCTCAAATGTATTCAATACGAATCAATAGATGAAGATCTATCCAACAAGAGTGCTTTGCTTCTTCAGCTGAATCCCATCTACAAGAAAATTCCAATACTTGTTTACAATGGAAAGCCCATCTCAGAATCACTTGTCATTCTAGAATACTTAGATCAAACATGGACCCAAAATCCCATAATGCCCCAACATCCTTTGGAGAAAGCCAGGCAACGATTTTGGGCCAAATTTAATGATGAAAAG CTTTTACCATCAATATGGAGTGTTTTCACCAAAGAAGGAAAACAAAGAGAGGAATCCATGGAAGAATTAGTGGAGAACTTGAAATTAGCAGAAGAAGAGCTGCAGGGAAAGAGATTCTTCAGGGGAGATAAGATAGGAGTGGCAGATCTTGCTTTTGGTTGGCTTGCCAACTTGATGAGTGTTTTCGAACAAGTGACTGGTTTCAAAGTAATTGATGGAAAATTTCTATTGTTATCTACCTGGATTTAA
- the LOC107901613 gene encoding uncharacterized protein isoform X2 codes for MPRPGPRPYVCERRAWHSDRNQPIRGSLIQEIFRVVNEIHCSATKKNKEWQEKLPIVVLKAEEIMYSKANSEAEYMDLKTLWDRTNDAINTIIRRDESNETGELLQPCIEGCTPRRTLRSQRNCNPRCYLNPSTREVDDIARGNPLANSRSMTRCSGFMKPETVNVTHLGFEYQKHTNYTTDKFPFVFENGSLPINKPCLPIEKYPPSLYSVFPLFYGNRLRYEEMQHDLNVFPKLVSNTVEPSKTGYIHNLLFPNVDSSNKMKHTGVTNTSKPHELACDLSLRLGPLSTSSPSVGTSQPHEIGKTGSTFDLTPEIDKTKSSFLRSKKDDPLKSSSNGCSIEGEDVTMRKGKTGYCPAVDQQFCLPSNLPYSHLSGRMESAGS; via the exons ATGCCTAGACCAGGTCCAAGACCTTATGTATGTGAGAGAAGAGCTTGGCACAGTGATAGAAACCAACCCATTCGAGGTTCCCTCATTCAAGAAATTTTCAG AGTTGTGAATGAGATTCATTGCTCAGCAACTAAGAAGAACAAGGAATGGCAAGAGAAGCTCCCTATTGTTGTGTTGAAAGCTGAAGAAATAATGTACTCCAAAGCAAATTCTGAG GCTGAGTACATGGACCTTAAAACACTTTGGGATAGAACAAATGATGCCATTAACACAATCATTAGACGTGATGAGAGTAATGAAACTGGAGAGCTTCTTCAACCTTGCATTGAAg GCTGCACACCAAGGAGAACATTGAGGAGCCAACGAAATTGTAACCCGAGGTGTTACCTTAATCCGAGCACTCGAGAAGTCGACGACATTGCTCGAGGAAATCCCCTGGCTAACTCGCGTAGCATGACTCGTTGTTCCGGTTTCATGAAACCCGAAACCGTGAATGTGACTCATTTGGGGTTTGAATATCAGAAACATACTAACTATACCACTGACAAGTTTCCTTTTGTGTTTGAGAATGGTTCCCTTCCTATTAATAAGCCATGCTTACCTATAGAGAAGTATCCTCCTAGTTTATATTCAGTGTTTCCTCTTTTCTATGGAAACCGCCTTAGATACGAAGAGATGCAGCATGATCTCAATGTCTTCCCTAAGTTAGTTTCTAATACTGTAGAGCCTTCTAAGACGGGTTACATTCATAACCTCCTGTTTCCCAATGTGGACTCTTCAAATAAGATGAAACACACAGGTGTAACGAATACTTCTAAGCCGCACGAACTTGCCTGCGATCTATCGTTGCGATTGGGCCCTCTTTCAACATCTTCCCCGAGTGTTGGAACCAGTCAGCCTCATGAAATAGGAAAAACCGGTTCCACCTTTGATCTGACACCAGAAATCGATAAAACTAAATCTTCTTTTCTTAGGAGCAAAAAAGACGATCCCTTGAAATCGTCTTCAAATGGGTGTAGCATTGAGGGTGAAGATGTGACAATGAGAAAGGGAAAGACGGGTTACTGTCCGGCAGTGGATCAGCAATTTTGTTTGCCATCAAACCTTCCTTACAGTCATTTAAGTGGAAGAATGGAAAGTGCTGGTTCCTAG
- the LOC107901613 gene encoding uncharacterized protein isoform X1, with product MPRPGPRPYVCERRAWHSDRNQPIRGSLIQEIFRVVNEIHCSATKKNKEWQEKLPIVVLKAEEIMYSKANSEAEYMDLKTLWDRTNDAINTIIRRDESNETGELLQPCIEAALNLGCTPRRTLRSQRNCNPRCYLNPSTREVDDIARGNPLANSRSMTRCSGFMKPETVNVTHLGFEYQKHTNYTTDKFPFVFENGSLPINKPCLPIEKYPPSLYSVFPLFYGNRLRYEEMQHDLNVFPKLVSNTVEPSKTGYIHNLLFPNVDSSNKMKHTGVTNTSKPHELACDLSLRLGPLSTSSPSVGTSQPHEIGKTGSTFDLTPEIDKTKSSFLRSKKDDPLKSSSNGCSIEGEDVTMRKGKTGYCPAVDQQFCLPSNLPYSHLSGRMESAGS from the exons ATGCCTAGACCAGGTCCAAGACCTTATGTATGTGAGAGAAGAGCTTGGCACAGTGATAGAAACCAACCCATTCGAGGTTCCCTCATTCAAGAAATTTTCAG AGTTGTGAATGAGATTCATTGCTCAGCAACTAAGAAGAACAAGGAATGGCAAGAGAAGCTCCCTATTGTTGTGTTGAAAGCTGAAGAAATAATGTACTCCAAAGCAAATTCTGAG GCTGAGTACATGGACCTTAAAACACTTTGGGATAGAACAAATGATGCCATTAACACAATCATTAGACGTGATGAGAGTAATGAAACTGGAGAGCTTCTTCAACCTTGCATTGAAg CTGCTCTCAATTTAGGCTGCACACCAAGGAGAACATTGAGGAGCCAACGAAATTGTAACCCGAGGTGTTACCTTAATCCGAGCACTCGAGAAGTCGACGACATTGCTCGAGGAAATCCCCTGGCTAACTCGCGTAGCATGACTCGTTGTTCCGGTTTCATGAAACCCGAAACCGTGAATGTGACTCATTTGGGGTTTGAATATCAGAAACATACTAACTATACCACTGACAAGTTTCCTTTTGTGTTTGAGAATGGTTCCCTTCCTATTAATAAGCCATGCTTACCTATAGAGAAGTATCCTCCTAGTTTATATTCAGTGTTTCCTCTTTTCTATGGAAACCGCCTTAGATACGAAGAGATGCAGCATGATCTCAATGTCTTCCCTAAGTTAGTTTCTAATACTGTAGAGCCTTCTAAGACGGGTTACATTCATAACCTCCTGTTTCCCAATGTGGACTCTTCAAATAAGATGAAACACACAGGTGTAACGAATACTTCTAAGCCGCACGAACTTGCCTGCGATCTATCGTTGCGATTGGGCCCTCTTTCAACATCTTCCCCGAGTGTTGGAACCAGTCAGCCTCATGAAATAGGAAAAACCGGTTCCACCTTTGATCTGACACCAGAAATCGATAAAACTAAATCTTCTTTTCTTAGGAGCAAAAAAGACGATCCCTTGAAATCGTCTTCAAATGGGTGTAGCATTGAGGGTGAAGATGTGACAATGAGAAAGGGAAAGACGGGTTACTGTCCGGCAGTGGATCAGCAATTTTGTTTGCCATCAAACCTTCCTTACAGTCATTTAAGTGGAAGAATGGAAAGTGCTGGTTCCTAG